A region of Homalodisca vitripennis isolate AUS2020 unplaced genomic scaffold, UT_GWSS_2.1 ScUCBcl_12486;HRSCAF=22224, whole genome shotgun sequence DNA encodes the following proteins:
- the LOC124375014 gene encoding uncharacterized protein LOC124375014, whose translation MVVHLNNEETRSRPYANLTEVDIRHEESTTTTDNKKSYESNEDNASDFIEDLFDLLPEAAEEQQLQNVDVLFDIAPDLVENVAIVVEQVNPIEVAPTEEHQQMETAESNLEHNNTAALLEETDEAPKGFTKNGNRGKELRRGVKKTLNQKREKNKDKHALQPP comes from the exons ATGGTCGTCCACTTGAACAATGAGGAAACACGTAGTAGGCCTTATGCTAATTTAACAGAAGTTGATATCAGACATGAAGAGTCTACGACAACTACAGataataaaaag AGCTATGAATCAAATGAAGACAATGCCAGTGATTTTATTGaagatttgtttgatttattgccTGAAGCGGCAGAAGAACAACAGCTACAGAATGTCGACGTGCTGTTTGACATAGCTCCAGATTTGGTAGAAAATGTTGCCATTGTAGTTGAACAAGTCAACCCAATAGAAGTAGCGCCAACAGAGGAACACCAGCAGATGGAGACAGCAGAGTCGAACTTAGAACATAATAATACAGCTGCTTTGCTCGAGGAAACAGATGAAGCTCCTAAAGGGTTCACCAAAAATGGGAACCGAGGAAAAGAGCTGCGCCGAGGTGTAAAGAAGACATTAAATcaaaaacgtgaaaaaaataaagataaacatgCACTTCAGCCCCCAt